The following proteins are encoded in a genomic region of Drosophila miranda strain MSH22 chromosome 4, D.miranda_PacBio2.1, whole genome shotgun sequence:
- the LOC108163434 gene encoding tyrosine-protein kinase Dnt isoform X1, translated as MNSTVKCRPTVLSLSLLALTALLLLPGSGVSGHLNVFLNPEEVMRLLGVSAEVYYVREGLINNYALNFIVPVPANVRDISFTWQSLAGRGLPYSINVVSSDQEVLPRPSLNVSHSGEIPTYIQTWAIELRCSGVRAAEVDVTVSLEVVLNRSLNNVTHLVFRRKKICLLNDSEGGDEDQQQSGAGEDVDDPLMLETVLSPPTGLITLVVGVSVAMGSVCFLLMIAYCVRGAANKRQQHQHGGQPMRTSSFQRLNTHPSIHPCQASLGGGSAAYMTPSMIAPVHGSSLPRKVAAAVEQQQHPEELHRRISELTVERCRVRLSSLLQEGTFGRVYRGTYNDNQDVLVKTVAQHASQMQVLLLLQEGMLLYGASHPGILSVLGVSIEDHTTPFVLYPALNNTRNLKLFLLDPACARTVTTIQIVMMASQLSMALDHLHSHGVVHKDIATRNCVIDDQLRVKLSDSSLSRDLFPSDYNCLGDSENRPVKWMSLEALQHKQFSEASDSWAFGVLMWELCTSAKQPYAEVDPFEMEHYLKDGYRLAQPFNCPDELFTIMAYCWALLPGERPTFAQLQSCLSDFYSQITRYV; from the exons TATCCGCTGAGGTGTACTACGTGCGCGAGGGACTGATCAACAACTACGCCCTGAACTTCATTGTGCCAGTGCCCGCGAATGTGCGGGACATCAGCTTCACGTGGCAGTCGCTGGCCGGGCGGGGGCTGCCGTACAGCATCAACGTGGTCAGCTCCGACCAGGAGGTGCTGCCGCGGCCGTCGCTGAACGTGTCCCACAGCGGGGAGATCCCCACCTACATCCAGACGTGGGCCATCGAGCTGCGGTGCAGCGGAGTGCGGGCGGCGGAGGTGGACGTGACCGTCAGCCTGGAGGTGGTGCTCAATCGGTCGCTGAACAACGTGACCCATCTGGTGTTCCGGCGGAAGAAGATCTGCCTGCTCAACGACAGCGAGGGGGGGGACGAGGACCAGCAGCAGAGCGGGGCTGGGGAGGACGTGGACGATCCGCTGATGCTGGAGACTGTGCTGTCCCCGCCGACGGGCCTGATCACCCTCGTGGTGGGAGTGTCGGTGGCCATGGGCTCTGTGTGTTTCCTCCTGATGATCGCCTACTGCGTGCGGGGGGCGGCCAACAagcggcagcagcaccagcacggGGGCCAGCCCATGCGGACCTCGAGCTTCCAGCGCCTGAACACCCATCCCTCGATCCATCCCTGCCAGGCCTCCTTGGGCGGAGGCTCCGCCGCCTACATGACGCCCTCGATGATTGCCCCCGTGCACGGGTCATCGCTGCCGCGCAAGGTGGCGGCTGccgtggagcagcagcagcatccggAGGAGCTGCATCGCCGCATCTCCGAGCTGACGGTGGAGCGGTGCCGCGTGCGCCTGTCCAGCCTGCTGCAGGAGGGCACCTTCGGGCGCGTCTACCGCGGCACCTACAACGACAACCAGGACGTCCTGGTCAAGACAGTGGCCCAGCACGCCAGCCAGATGCaggtgctgctgctcctccaggaGGGCATGCTGCTCTACGGGGCCTCCCACCCGGGAATACTCTCGGTCCTGGGCGTCTCCATCGAGGATCACACCACTCCGTTCGTCCTGTACCCCGCCCTGAACAACACGCGCAATCTGAAGCTCTTCCTGCTGGACCCGGCCTGCGCCCGCACCGTCACCACCATCCAGATCGTGATGATGGCCTCCCAGCTCTCGATGGCTCTGGACCATCTCCACAGCCATGGGGTGGTCCACAAGGACATTGCCACGAGGAACTGTGT GATCGACGACCAGCTGCGAGTCAAGCTGTCGGACAGCTCGCTGTCGCGCGACCTCTTCCCCTCGGACTACAATTGCCTGGGGGACAGCGAGAACCGGCCCGTCAAGTGGATGTCGCTCGAGGCCCTGCAGCACAAGCAGTTCTCGGAGGCCAGCGACTCGTGGGCCTTCGGGGTGCTCATGTGGGAGCTTTGCACCTCGGCCAAGCAGCCCTACGCCGAGGTGGATCCCTTCGAGATGGAGCACTATCTGAAGGATGGCTATCGCCTGGCCCAGCCCTTCAACTGTCCCGACGAGCT GTTCACCATCATGGCCTACTGCTGGGCTCTTCTGCCCGGAGAGCGTCCCACCTTCGCCCAGCTGCAGTCCTGCCTCTCCGACTTCTACTCACAGATCACGCGCTATGTCTAG
- the LOC108163434 gene encoding tyrosine-protein kinase Dnt isoform X2, which produces MGMSLIRPLRIKQSTPGSSVSAEVYYVREGLINNYALNFIVPVPANVRDISFTWQSLAGRGLPYSINVVSSDQEVLPRPSLNVSHSGEIPTYIQTWAIELRCSGVRAAEVDVTVSLEVVLNRSLNNVTHLVFRRKKICLLNDSEGGDEDQQQSGAGEDVDDPLMLETVLSPPTGLITLVVGVSVAMGSVCFLLMIAYCVRGAANKRQQHQHGGQPMRTSSFQRLNTHPSIHPCQASLGGGSAAYMTPSMIAPVHGSSLPRKVAAAVEQQQHPEELHRRISELTVERCRVRLSSLLQEGTFGRVYRGTYNDNQDVLVKTVAQHASQMQVLLLLQEGMLLYGASHPGILSVLGVSIEDHTTPFVLYPALNNTRNLKLFLLDPACARTVTTIQIVMMASQLSMALDHLHSHGVVHKDIATRNCVIDDQLRVKLSDSSLSRDLFPSDYNCLGDSENRPVKWMSLEALQHKQFSEASDSWAFGVLMWELCTSAKQPYAEVDPFEMEHYLKDGYRLAQPFNCPDELFTIMAYCWALLPGERPTFAQLQSCLSDFYSQITRYV; this is translated from the exons TATCCGCTGAGGTGTACTACGTGCGCGAGGGACTGATCAACAACTACGCCCTGAACTTCATTGTGCCAGTGCCCGCGAATGTGCGGGACATCAGCTTCACGTGGCAGTCGCTGGCCGGGCGGGGGCTGCCGTACAGCATCAACGTGGTCAGCTCCGACCAGGAGGTGCTGCCGCGGCCGTCGCTGAACGTGTCCCACAGCGGGGAGATCCCCACCTACATCCAGACGTGGGCCATCGAGCTGCGGTGCAGCGGAGTGCGGGCGGCGGAGGTGGACGTGACCGTCAGCCTGGAGGTGGTGCTCAATCGGTCGCTGAACAACGTGACCCATCTGGTGTTCCGGCGGAAGAAGATCTGCCTGCTCAACGACAGCGAGGGGGGGGACGAGGACCAGCAGCAGAGCGGGGCTGGGGAGGACGTGGACGATCCGCTGATGCTGGAGACTGTGCTGTCCCCGCCGACGGGCCTGATCACCCTCGTGGTGGGAGTGTCGGTGGCCATGGGCTCTGTGTGTTTCCTCCTGATGATCGCCTACTGCGTGCGGGGGGCGGCCAACAagcggcagcagcaccagcacggGGGCCAGCCCATGCGGACCTCGAGCTTCCAGCGCCTGAACACCCATCCCTCGATCCATCCCTGCCAGGCCTCCTTGGGCGGAGGCTCCGCCGCCTACATGACGCCCTCGATGATTGCCCCCGTGCACGGGTCATCGCTGCCGCGCAAGGTGGCGGCTGccgtggagcagcagcagcatccggAGGAGCTGCATCGCCGCATCTCCGAGCTGACGGTGGAGCGGTGCCGCGTGCGCCTGTCCAGCCTGCTGCAGGAGGGCACCTTCGGGCGCGTCTACCGCGGCACCTACAACGACAACCAGGACGTCCTGGTCAAGACAGTGGCCCAGCACGCCAGCCAGATGCaggtgctgctgctcctccaggaGGGCATGCTGCTCTACGGGGCCTCCCACCCGGGAATACTCTCGGTCCTGGGCGTCTCCATCGAGGATCACACCACTCCGTTCGTCCTGTACCCCGCCCTGAACAACACGCGCAATCTGAAGCTCTTCCTGCTGGACCCGGCCTGCGCCCGCACCGTCACCACCATCCAGATCGTGATGATGGCCTCCCAGCTCTCGATGGCTCTGGACCATCTCCACAGCCATGGGGTGGTCCACAAGGACATTGCCACGAGGAACTGTGT GATCGACGACCAGCTGCGAGTCAAGCTGTCGGACAGCTCGCTGTCGCGCGACCTCTTCCCCTCGGACTACAATTGCCTGGGGGACAGCGAGAACCGGCCCGTCAAGTGGATGTCGCTCGAGGCCCTGCAGCACAAGCAGTTCTCGGAGGCCAGCGACTCGTGGGCCTTCGGGGTGCTCATGTGGGAGCTTTGCACCTCGGCCAAGCAGCCCTACGCCGAGGTGGATCCCTTCGAGATGGAGCACTATCTGAAGGATGGCTATCGCCTGGCCCAGCCCTTCAACTGTCCCGACGAGCT GTTCACCATCATGGCCTACTGCTGGGCTCTTCTGCCCGGAGAGCGTCCCACCTTCGCCCAGCTGCAGTCCTGCCTCTCCGACTTCTACTCACAGATCACGCGCTATGTCTAG
- the LOC108161460 gene encoding uncharacterized protein LOC108161460, which produces MPRHKPTLTIDVVGNLDLRPEHSVGDYRLSRQQDQYFVKPPNWDSAGDSIEIIYIENLHENNAMKALQKQLLQDAKRQSLVNSQRTRKMYKMQERLRKRFIEVNSFIKDCVEKKRVADKIIHEQKALHVELNKGIHSFKSSLSELEVFRTDLKDTVAEFQPYERVLNDVVKVSDIFESPKDCIDRCDALMLAQVEISQLQLQKLEEIENMRNRMLLITNEASLTVLGLKNDLGRMERSYREARQTCLKWEKILTSCKDVIAKNNLDKECSMECILTLYKMICKRRGIKPSLRSYEMPLILDFIKYEVDLWNDVLREMDTSSKAGKSRLC; this is translated from the exons ATGCCGCGCCACAAGCCCACCCTCACAATTGATGTGGTCGGGAACTTGGACCTCCGTCCCGAGCACTCCGTGGGCGACTACCGCCTCTCGCGCCAGCAGGACCAGTACTTTGT AAAGCCTCCCAACTGGGACTCGGCTGGAGACTCGATTGAGATAATCTACATCGAAAATCTTCACGAGAACAATGCGATGAAGGCGCTGCAGAAGCAATTGCTGCAGGATGCAAAGCGCCAGTCCCTGGTCAACAGCCAGCGTACTCGGAAGATGTACAAGATGCAGGAGCGCTTGCGCAAGCGGTTCATCGAGGTGAACAGCTTCATCAAGGACTGTGTGGAAAAGAAGCGGGTGGCGGACAAGATCATTCATGAGCAGAAGGCCCTGCATGTAGAGCTGAACAAGGGAATCCATAGCTTCAAGAGCTCCCTGTCCGAGCTGGAGGTCTTCCGCACTGATCTTAAAGACACGGTTGCCGAGTTTCAGCCATACGAGCGCGTCCTTAACGATGTGGTGAAAGTGTCCGATATCTTTGAGTCACCCAAGGACTGCATCGATCGCTGCGACGCATTGA TGCTTGCCCAGGTAGAAATCAGCCAGCTGCAGTTGCAGAAGCTGGAGGAAATCGAGAATATGCGGAACCGGATGCTCCTGATTACCAACGAGGCGTCTCTTACTGTGCTGGGCCTCAAGAACGATCTGGGCAGGATGGAGCGCTCGTACAGAGAGGCGCGTCAAACGTGCCTCAAGTGGGAGAAGATTCTGACCTCCTGTAAGGACGTCATCGCCAAAAACAATCTGGACAAGGAATGTTCCATGGAATGCATCTTAACCCTGTATAAGATGATATGCAAGCGGCGCG GCATAAAGCCCAGTCTACGAAGTTATGAAATGCCCCTTATCCTAGACTTTATCAAATATGAGGTTGATCTCTGGAACGATGTTCTTCGGGAGATGGACACCTCGTCTAAGGCCGGCAAGAGCCGTTTGTGTTAA